The DNA segment AGCTCAGTCGGCAGAGCACAGCCATGGTAAGGCTGGTGTCGTCGGTTCGATTCCGACAGGGGGCTCGGCGGCGTAGCTCAGTTGGTCAGAGCACTCGGCTCATAATCGAGTTGTCGTCGGTTCAAGTCCGACCGCCGCTACAAAGAGTCAACTGAGAAACCGCCCAAGACGTCGTTGAAGTCCCACAATCGGTAGTCGAGAAGAAGTCGAGAAGAAGTCGAGAAGGAAGAAGGCCTGACCGGTGCCCAAGAACGAGAAGCGTGTCAAGGTGACGCTGGCTTGCGATGTCTGCAAGCGCCGTAACTACATCACCACGAAGAACAAGCAGAACGACCGCGAGCGGATCGAAATGAAGAAGTACTGCCGCTGGGACCGGCAGCACACTCTTCACAAGGAGACCCGGTAATCCTGCCCGAACCCGCCTCCGTCGAACGTCGCAGGAGAGGCGGCGGGCGCAACCGCGGCGAGATCGTGTCGATCCGGGGCGACGACCTCGGGTCCCTGGTGGACTGCGCGCGCGACGGGGACCGGGGCGCGCTCGACGAACTCGTACGGGTTACCTACGCCGACACCTACACTCTGGCCTACCGGCTGACGGGGCATGAGGACGACGCACGCGACGTGGTCCAGGAGGCGTATCTCAGGGCTTACCGGGGGCTGAGGCGTTTTCGGGGGGACTCGCAGTTCACGACCTGGCTCTACCGAATCACCGCCAACTGCTCGGCGAACCTTCTCGCCAAACGCGCCCGGACCCGTACGGAGACTCTGCCTGAGGACGCCCCACTGGTTGACGTCCACCCGGACCACGACCCGGAGGAGCGCGCGGCCGGGGAAGCGGAACGGGCCAGGGTGGCGGCAGCGCTTGCCGTCCTTCCGGCGCGCTTACGCCAGGTGATCGTGCTCCGGGACATCTACGACCTTCCCCACGGGGCGATCGCAAAGGAGCTGGGGATCTCCGAGGCTGCCGCGAAGGTCCGGCT comes from the Acidimicrobiales bacterium genome and includes:
- the rpmG gene encoding 50S ribosomal protein L33, which codes for MPKNEKRVKVTLACDVCKRRNYITTKNKQNDRERIEMKKYCRWDRQHTLHKETR
- a CDS encoding RNA polymerase sigma factor, whose protein sequence is MSIRGDDLGSLVDCARDGDRGALDELVRVTYADTYTLAYRLTGHEDDARDVVQEAYLRAYRGLRRFRGDSQFTTWLYRITANCSANLLAKRARTRTETLPEDAPLVDVHPDHDPEERAAGEAERARVAAALAVLPARLRQVIVLRDIYDLPHGAIAKELGISEAAAKVRLHRARRRLKELLTAKDVPPEDAVADAVADAGAGAPTGAPAGAVGFKGDGDALAS